In Aegilops tauschii subsp. strangulata cultivar AL8/78 chromosome 3, Aet v6.0, whole genome shotgun sequence, one genomic interval encodes:
- the LOC109758394 gene encoding mannan endo-1,4-beta-mannosidase 2 gives MAACNGLFVYHILGLASLVAVFYFSLLGEVDLRFPGLLPSSGASQHSHDASLPFVERRGAQLFLEGRPFYINGWNSYWLMDQAVEPASRHRVSDMFRAATGMGLTVCRTWAFNDGAYNALQLSPGHFDERVFRALDLVVVEARRHGVRLVLSLANNLEAYGGKTQYVRWAWDEGVGLTASNDSFFFDPAIRDYFKVYLKALLTRTNHLTGVQYKDDPTILAWELMNEPRCISDPSGNTLQRWIEEMAGYVKSIDRRHLLTVGTEGFYGPTSPPEKLSVNPGHWFNNYGLDFIRNSKISDIDFASVHLYPDTWLLHADLEEKLKFVTQWVSSHFEDGDTELGGKPVVLTEFGLSHLVKGFEQSQRDAFYKSVYDIVHASAKRGGAGAGAIVWQLAAEDMEEYHDGFAIVPSETPSMQKLLTEQSCRLAALRHGEEEAKRILKAVCG, from the exons ATGGCGGCGTGCAACGGCCTGTTCGTGTACCACATCCTCGGCCTGGCCTCCCTGGTGGCCGTCTTCTACTTCTCCCTCCTCGGCGAGGTGGACCTCCGCTTCCCCGGCCTCCTCCCGTCCTCCGGCGCGTCCCAGCACTCCCACGACGCGTCCCTGCCGTTCGTGGAGCGGCGCGGCGCGCAGCTCTTCCTGGAGGGCCGCCCGTTCTACATCAACGGGTGGAACTCGTACTGGCTCATGGACCAGGCGGTGGAGCCGGCCAGCCGCCACCGTGTGTCCGACATGTTCCGCGCCGCCACCGGGATGGGGCTCACGGTGTGCCGCACCTGGGCCTTCAACGACGGCGCCTACAACGCGCTCCAGCTCTCCCCGGGACACTTCGACGAGCGCGTCTTCAGGGCGCTGGACCTGGTGGTCGTGGAGGCCCGGCGGCACGGCGTGCGGCTCGTCCTCAGCCTGGCCAACAACCTGGAGGCGTACGGCGGGAAGACGCAGTACGTGCGGTGGGCGTGGGACGAAGGCGTCGGCCTCACCGCCTCCAACGACTCCTTCTTCTTCGACCCCGCCATCCGTGACTACTTCAAAGTCTACCTCAAG GCATTGTTGACGAGGACGAACCACTTGACGGGGGTGCAGTACAAGGACGACCCTACCATCTTGGCGTGGGAGCTGATGAACGAGCCCAGATGCATCTCCGATCCGTCTGGTAACACTCTGCAG CGCTGGATCGAGGAGATGGCGGGGTACGTGAAATCGATCGACCGTCGGCATCTGCTGACCGTCGGCACGGAGGGGTTCTACGGCCCCACGAGCCCTCCGGAGAAGCTGAGCGTGAATCCGGGGCACTGGTTCAACAACTACGGCCTCGACTTCATCCGCAACTCCAAGATCTCCGACATCGACTTCGCCTCCGTCCACCTTTACCCGGACACCTG GCTGCTGCACGCGGATCTGGAAGAGAAGCTCAAGTTCGTGACGCAGTGGGTGAGCTCCCACTTCGAGGACGGCGACACGGAGCTCGGCGGCAAGCCCGTGGTGCTGACGGAGTTCGGGCTGTCGCATTTGGTCAAGGGCTTCGAGCAGTCGCAGCGCGACGCCTTCTACAAGTCGGTGTACGACATCGTCCACGCGTCGGCCAagaggggcggcgccggcgccggcgcgatAGTGTGGCAGCTCGCCGCCGAGGACATGGAGGAGTACCACGACGGCTTCGCCATCGTGCCCAGCGAGACGCCGTCGATGCAGAAGCTGCTGACGGAGCAGTCGTGCCGGCTGGCCGCGCTGAGgcacggggaggaggaggccaagagGATCCTCAAGGCGGTGTGCGGCTGA